DNA sequence from the Alteribacter lacisalsi genome:
GGCTCCTGTAAAGACTCCGGCAAAGATGGACACGAGTATCATGTCATCCTGAAGTGGAAGCTGGGTGACCGGATAAAGTTCAAACAGACGGAGGGAAGCAGAGAGGGCGATTGTTCCAATAATGCTGTAAATGAGCATCACGCGTCCCAGGAGCTTATATCCGATTATAAACAGCGGAATGTTTAAAAGCAGGTTGGAGAGAGAGGGCTCGATGGCAAAAAGGTAGTAAAACAGAAGCGTAATCCCGGTAAACCCTCCATGAGCCAGTCCATTCTGCAAATTAAAATGAATAATACCAAAACCAAACAGCAGCGTACCAAAAAGAATAATCAGGATTCCTTTCAGCCGGATTCCTTCAAAAACATCAAAAAGACGAGTCATAGAGAGAATACCTCCTTTATTTTATGCTGAGCCCTGAATTTGCTCTGATTTAAGACTTTTTGAAGTATAACACAGGGGTATAACCAACCCAACACCTGGCACGGCGGTTTTTTGAAGTGTTTATTTTCCGAAAACCGTAACCGTTTTCTTTCTCAAAAAGGTCTTGTGTGACTGGTTGTGATCGTTTTTGAAAAAATCCAATTGTATTTGAATGAAAATGATTGATTTTAAAAATTGGAGCGGTTACAATAAGCCTAAGGTTAGAAAAGGACGTGACATTATGCTTACTTTCGAACGGCACGAGAAGATACTTGCACTTCTGAATCAGTCAAAAACGGTCAAGCTTACGGAGCTGACAGAAGCAACCGGTGCATCAGAATCCACGATCCGCCGTGATTTAACGGATCTTGAACAGCAGAGAAAATTAAAGCGGGTTCATGGCGGGGCCTCTGTCCTGACAGGCAGACGCGAGGAGCCTTCCCTGCAGGAAAAATCACTGAAGGACCAGGATGAAAAGTCAGCACTTGGTCGGGCAGCTGCTGATTTGATCAACGACAACGAAACCGTGTTTATTGATGCAGGATCAACAACAGCAGCGATCATTCCTTTCATACAGGACAGAAATATTACAGTGGTGACAAACGGCTTGAACATCATTTCGGCGCTTGCGGGAACAGGTGTGAAAACTTACGTTCTTGGCGGTCAGGTGAAGGGAGGCACATACGCCTTTGTAGGTGCCGGAGCGCTGAATTCGATTCAGGCATACCAATTTGACAAAGCATTCCTCGGGATGAACGGTGTGGACCCGGTATTCGGCTATTCAACACCTGACCCGGAAGAAGCGATGATCAAACGTCAGGCGCTGGCACATTCTGGTGAAGGCTATGTGCTTGCCGACCATACCAAGCTTGGTGACACAGCTTTTTCAAAAGTTGCCGGACTCAGAGAAGCCGTGCTCATTACTTCAGATAAAAGCAGTGAATCCATTATTGAAGATATTGAGAAACAAACGAACGTACAGGTGGTGAAAACAACATGATTTACACAGTCACATTAAATCCATCTGCAGATTATTTTATGGACGTTCCGGATTTTGAAACAGGAAGAACGAACCGGGCGGCAGAGACTCAGGTTGTGCCCGGAGGAAAAGGGATTAACGTTTCCAGAGTTCTGACGCGCCTGGAAGTCAAAACGAAAGCCATCGGTTTTCTGGCCGGTTTTACCGGAACATTTATTGAAAACACGCTTAAAGAGGAAAACCTGGATACCTCCTTTGTGTATACAGAGGGAATGACGCGGATCAATGTGAAGCTGAAAGCGGGAAGTGAAACAGAGATAAACGGTACGGGATGCCGTATCACTGATCGTGATCAGGAAGAACTCTTTGGAAAACTGGGAGAACTGAACGGGAATGATTATCTGGTTCTTGCAGGCAGTCTCCCTGATGGGGCAGACAAGGGCATTTACAGGAAAGCAGTGGAACTTGCGAACCGGTCTAAGACGAAAGCCATAGTGGATACGGTTGGACTGCCATTAACAGAAGCGCTTAAAGCCGGACCATATTTAATCAAACCGAACGAAGCAGAGTTAAGTGACTTTGCCGGCAGGGAACTGTCGGGCCTGGATGATGTCAGAAAAGCCGCTGAATCGGCTGTACAGGCTGGAGCTGAAAATGTCCTGGTGTCGCTTGGAAGCAGAGGGGCTTTACTTGTTAACAGGAATCATGTGCTTTCAGCCCGGCCTCCAGAAGGTACTCTGGTTAATTCAGTCGGAGCGGGTGATTCCATGGTAGCCGGTTTCCTCTACGGAGAAACGCTGGGACTGCCCCTTAAGGACTGTTTTGCCTACAGCGTGGCTTCAGGAAGTGCTACGGCATTTTCACAGGGATTCTGTCATAAAGAACAAGTTGAAACACTCGTAAAAAGAGTGATTGTAAAACACGAAAGCGGGGAGGAAGAATAATGAGAATCACAGAGTTACTCACACAGGATACTGTCCTTCTTGACCTCAAAGCATCAGCTAAAGAAGCCGTTATTGATGAAATGGCCGAAAAGCTGGACCGTGCCGGTAAATTGGCAGACCTGAAGCTGTTCAAGAAAGCGATCAGGGAAAGAGAGTCGCAGAGTTCCACCGGAATTGGTGAAGGTGTGGCCATTCCACACGCAAAAACCAAGGCAGTAAAAGAGCCGGCAATCGCGTTTGCCCGTTCTGCGGAGGGTGTGGATTACGAGGCGATCGACGGACAGAACAGTCATCTGTTCTTTATGATTGCGGCTTCAGAGGGAGCCAACAATGAGCATTTGCAGGCTCTCTCCCGCCTGTCCACTCTGCTTATGGACGAGGACTTTCGTCAGACATTAATGGAAGCGGATTCAGTCGAAGAAGTGCTTCGTGCCGTTGATGAAAAAGAGAAAGAAAAGCTTGGCGCCGAAGACGAGGACAGAGCAGCCAGGAAGGGGGACACATCCGGGAAACCGTTTGTGGTTGCTGTCACCGGGTGCCCGACCGGAATCGCCCATACGTACATGGCAGCGGATGGCCTGAAGGCTAAAGCAAAACAGATGAATATTGATATAAAAGTGGAAACAAACGGATCTGACGGTGTTCGCAGCCGGCTCACGCAGGAAGAGATCGAACGGGCTGATGGTGTCATTATCGCGGCGGATACGAAGATAGAAAAGGAGCGGTTTGCCGGAAAAAGGCTGGTGGATGCGCCTGTTAAAGACGGCATCCGTAAACCGGAGGATCTGCTTAATAAAGCTGTCGGGGGGAACGCACCTGTATACAAAGGGGACGGAAGTACCGGAGCCTCTTCAGGGGATGGACAGGAAGACAGGCGCCCCGGTTTTTACCGCCACCTGATGAACGGGGTTTCCAACATGCTGCCATTCGTTGTGGCAGGCGGGATTTTGATTGCCCTCAGTTTTGTTTTTAATGAGCCTGGTGCAGAAGAAACTCACTGGTTTGGAGATATTCTCAACATGATCGGCGCAGAATACGGCTTTTATCTTATGATCCCGGTTCTTTCCGCATTCATTGCAAGAAGTATCGCTGACCGTCCTGGATTTGCTGCCGGTATGATCGGCGGTTTAATGGCGGTAAACTTTGAGGCAGGTTTCCTGGGCGGTATTATTGCCGGTTTCCTTGCCGGTTATCTCGTACTGCTCTTCAGACGAGTATTTGCTTTTATCCCGCCGTCACTTGACGGAATCCGCACGATTCTGATTCTCCCGCTGTTCGGGGTATTCTTTACCGGGCTGATCATGTTTTACCTTGTTACACCGCTCAATGCCTTCTCGCGGGGAATTGAAGGCTGGCTGGGCGGACTCGGGACCGGAAATATTGTACTGATGGGGATCCTTCTCGGGGCTATGATGGCTGTTGATATGGGAGGCCCGATTAACAAAGCTGCATTTACTTTTGGACTTGCCATGATTGAAGCAGGGAACTACGCACCGCATGCGGCCATTATGGCAGCAGGGATGGTTCCGCCGCTCGGAATTGCCATTGCGACAACTTTCTTTAAGTCCAAATTTACCCGTCAGGAACAGGATGCCGGAAAATCAAACTATGTTCTCGGTGCATCCTTTATAACAGAAGGAGCCATACCATTTGCTGCTGCAGATCCGGGACGTGTGATTCCGTCAATCATTACAGGCTCTGCTATCGCCGGAGGTCTGGCCATGCTCTTCGGGGCTGCGACACAGGCTCCGCACGGGGGACTGTTTGTGCTCCTGCTTGTGGATAATTGGGCGCTCTATCTGATTGCCATTCTGACAGGTGCTGCCGTAACCGCCCTGATGCTCGGGTTCTGGAAAAAGCCCGTTCAAAGTGCAGCAGATCACTCTCAGAAACAGGCATCTTAATTTAGAAAATAGTAAGTATACTTCTTAGTCAGTAAACTAATATTATGCGAAGCTGAAGCCAGCTGCGAGATTCCTGCGGCAGTGAAGAGCATTGGCATCTCGATTAAGCCCGATTTGCTTCGACACAGCCAGCTTCGAAGCTTTGCCTGAAGAGGAAGAAGCAGGTCGGCCAGGCGAGACCACGTAGAGTGCAGCTCGCGGAGGCTCGCCGGCACCGCCGCGGAAAGCGAGCGGATGGCGTTCAGCGGAGCTTCGCAAAACTGACGGAAGGGTATACTTATTTAGAAAATTTTAAAATGTTTTGACAGATTAAAAATTGGGTGCTACAATTTTCCTCAATTGCATAACCTGAATTTAAATAATCATTCTTTTATCAAGAGAGGCGGAGGGACTGGACCGATGATGCCCGGCAACCAGCAGCGTTAAGCTGCAAGGTGCTGCTTCCTGCAAAGCCGCCGTGCTTTGGGAGATGAGAGAAGTCAGAAAGCATTGACTTGTTATTAACTCTTCCGCAGCCTTCCAGGCGCTGGAGAGTTTTCTGTTTTTTGCATCAGAGCTATTTCGAAAAATTCCAAGTTTATCATTGACGGTTATGCGGTAAAGTGTTACTATTCAAAATAATTAAATTAGTAAAGTGGCAAACACAACTTAACATTTGATTCTCTTATCCAGAGAGGCGGAGGGACTGGCCCGATGAAGCCCGGCAACCAGCAGCAGATGCTGCAAGGTGCCAATTCCAACAAGGTGAAAGCCTTGAAAGATGAGAGAGACGGTTACATAAGTCTCTCTGTCTTTTCAGGCAGGGAGATTTTTTATTTTCCGGTGCAAAGGCGCAAAGCAATTTGCATGATGTGGAGGTGGATCATGACGGTCAGGCAGGATAAAAAAACAGATTCACAGACAGGGACAGTCATACTGGAGGAAGTGACTCTCGAATCCGGCCGAGTGTTACGACAGGTGGAAACGGCTTATGAACGAGCCGGCAGGAAAAACGGAACACCAGTGGTTGTCTGTCACGCTCTGACCGGTAATCATCATACCGTCGGGACGGAGGAGCGGCCGGGATGGTGGCGGGGTCTTATCCACGAAGGCGGTTATGTGGATCTGAATGAACATGAGGTATTTACGTTTAACGTGATTGGAGGCTGCAGTGGATCAGCTGGTCCCCTTACGCGTAATCCGGATTCCGGCGCTCAGTACAGAAGTGATTTTCCATTTATTTCAGTTCGGGATATGGTACACGTACAGAAGGCAGCGTTGGAAAAGCTTGGTATTACCAGCATTCACGCAGTATTGGGAGGATCACTGGGCGGTATGCAGGCACTTGAATGGGTCACGCTGTATCCGGAGCGAGTCGGGCAGGCAGTCATTCTGGCGGCCACCTCCTCCCTGAGTGATTACGGAATGGCCTATAATGCCATAGCGAGAAAAGCAATAACCGATGATCCGAAGTGGAACGGCGGTCATTATGCAGCCAACGATCCGCCGGTAAACGGTCTCGCCCTTGCCCGGATGACAGGGATGATCACCTACCGTTCAGGAAGCCTTTTTAACCAGCGTTTTCACCGTGAAACGAAACACGGGCCAGGACAGTCCCACGATGAAGTTGCTTATCAGGTTGAATCGTATCTCCTTTATCAGGGAGACAAATTTACAAAACGGTTCGACGCTAACAGCTACCTCTATCTGCTGAAGGCGATGGACAGTCATGACCTGGAGCGGGAAAGTGAAGAGACACTTCAGGAGAGGCTCGCACCTGTCCAGTTACCTGTAACCTTTATTTCCTTCACCGGTGACCTGCTCTATCCGCCGGAAGAGATGAAACGGCTGGCCGAGACCTTTGCAAAGGCCGGAGCGAAAGCAGCATTCTTTGAAGTAGACACCGTATTCGGCCATGATGGCTTTCTTACGGAATACAGCAAGTGGGGGGACATCGTGCGCAGCGCACTGGAGAAACCGGCAGAGGAAGGGAAAGCCATTTAGCCATTTGGAGGCTGAGGCTAGACCTGGGAAAGCGTCCGCCTGGAGCGTAATTGAAATAACCATCTAACCCAATAACTAAATAACCAACTCTTATCAAGAGCGGCGGAGGGATAGGCCCGATGATGCCCGGCAACCAGCAGCAGAGCTGCAAGGTGCCAATTCCTGCAGAGCGGTCAGCTCTGAAAGATGAGAGAGGAGCAAAGTTTTTTGCACCTTTCTCATTTGGAGAAAGGTGCTTTATTTTACGAAAAACCAAGATATTCGAGGAGGAAACAAACATGAGCGAACAAAACACATACAACCAGGAAACAGTCGTATTACACGGAGGTCAGTCACCTGATCCGACAACAGGAGCGAGAGCCGTCCCGATCTACCAGACTACCTCTTACGTTTTTCATGACAGCGAACATGCAGAGCAGCTGTTTGCCCTTGACGAACCGGGCAATATCTACAGCCGGATCGGCAACCCCACGGTAGACGTTTTGGAAAAACGGCTTGCCCTTCTCGAGGACGGGGTAGCGGCCGTAGCAACAGCTTCCGGGATGTCCGCGATCACCCTCGCGATTCTTAACATCGCCGGAGCCGGTGACGAAATCGTAGCCGCAACCAACCTGTATGGGGGAACGTACAATCTCTTTTCAACAACATTGCCTCGGTATGGAATCAATGTGAAGTTTGTCGATGCTTCAAACCCTGAAAACTTTAAAACGGCATTTACGGATAAAACGAAAGCCGTGTTCGCAGAAACGATAGGAAATCCGAGCCTGCACGTTCTGGATATTGAAGGGGTTGCGGAAGTTGCTCACGAAGCAGGCGTGCCCCTCATCATTGACAACACGTTTGCCACACCGTATGTGTGCAAGCCGATTGATTACGGTGCTGATGTGGTTGTGCACTCGGCCACTAAATGGATCGGCGGTCATGGAACGACGATCGGCGGTGTGGTGATTGACAGCGGACGTTTTAACTGGCAGAGCGAAAAGTATCCGGGCTTTAACGAACCGGACCCGAGCTATAACGGTATCACCTATGCAAAAGACTTTGGCACACTCGCCTATATCACGAAGCTGCGCGTACAGCTTCTCCGGGATTTCGGCCCTGCACTGAGTCCGTTTAATGCGTTTCTCCTTCTACAGGGTCTCGAAACCCTGCATCTTCGGATCGAGCGCCATAACGAAAACGCGCTCAAGCTTGCTCAGCGTCTGAAAGAACATCCTGCTGTGGACTGGGTGTCCTATCCTGGACTTGAGGAACACCCTTCCCACGAGCATGCGGCAGAACTGCTGAAAGGGGGCTTTGGCGCTGTACTGAACTTTGGCATCCAGGGCGGCCGGGATGCGGGCCGGAAGCTGATTGACAGCGTGGCTCTATGGTCTCACCTTGCCAACGTTGGAGACGCAAAAAGCCTGATCATTCATCCCGCAAGCACAACTCATCAGCAGTTGTCCGACGAGGAACTTGTGAGCACAGGGGTG
Encoded proteins:
- a CDS encoding DeoR/GlpR family DNA-binding transcription regulator, which codes for MLTFERHEKILALLNQSKTVKLTELTEATGASESTIRRDLTDLEQQRKLKRVHGGASVLTGRREEPSLQEKSLKDQDEKSALGRAAADLINDNETVFIDAGSTTAAIIPFIQDRNITVVTNGLNIISALAGTGVKTYVLGGQVKGGTYAFVGAGALNSIQAYQFDKAFLGMNGVDPVFGYSTPDPEEAMIKRQALAHSGEGYVLADHTKLGDTAFSKVAGLREAVLITSDKSSESIIEDIEKQTNVQVVKTT
- the pfkB gene encoding 1-phosphofructokinase gives rise to the protein MIYTVTLNPSADYFMDVPDFETGRTNRAAETQVVPGGKGINVSRVLTRLEVKTKAIGFLAGFTGTFIENTLKEENLDTSFVYTEGMTRINVKLKAGSETEINGTGCRITDRDQEELFGKLGELNGNDYLVLAGSLPDGADKGIYRKAVELANRSKTKAIVDTVGLPLTEALKAGPYLIKPNEAELSDFAGRELSGLDDVRKAAESAVQAGAENVLVSLGSRGALLVNRNHVLSARPPEGTLVNSVGAGDSMVAGFLYGETLGLPLKDCFAYSVASGSATAFSQGFCHKEQVETLVKRVIVKHESGEEE
- a CDS encoding PTS fructose transporter subunit IIABC; amino-acid sequence: MRITELLTQDTVLLDLKASAKEAVIDEMAEKLDRAGKLADLKLFKKAIRERESQSSTGIGEGVAIPHAKTKAVKEPAIAFARSAEGVDYEAIDGQNSHLFFMIAASEGANNEHLQALSRLSTLLMDEDFRQTLMEADSVEEVLRAVDEKEKEKLGAEDEDRAARKGDTSGKPFVVAVTGCPTGIAHTYMAADGLKAKAKQMNIDIKVETNGSDGVRSRLTQEEIERADGVIIAADTKIEKERFAGKRLVDAPVKDGIRKPEDLLNKAVGGNAPVYKGDGSTGASSGDGQEDRRPGFYRHLMNGVSNMLPFVVAGGILIALSFVFNEPGAEETHWFGDILNMIGAEYGFYLMIPVLSAFIARSIADRPGFAAGMIGGLMAVNFEAGFLGGIIAGFLAGYLVLLFRRVFAFIPPSLDGIRTILILPLFGVFFTGLIMFYLVTPLNAFSRGIEGWLGGLGTGNIVLMGILLGAMMAVDMGGPINKAAFTFGLAMIEAGNYAPHAAIMAAGMVPPLGIAIATTFFKSKFTRQEQDAGKSNYVLGASFITEGAIPFAAADPGRVIPSIITGSAIAGGLAMLFGAATQAPHGGLFVLLLVDNWALYLIAILTGAAVTALMLGFWKKPVQSAADHSQKQAS
- the metX gene encoding homoserine O-acetyltransferase MetX, with translation MTVRQDKKTDSQTGTVILEEVTLESGRVLRQVETAYERAGRKNGTPVVVCHALTGNHHTVGTEERPGWWRGLIHEGGYVDLNEHEVFTFNVIGGCSGSAGPLTRNPDSGAQYRSDFPFISVRDMVHVQKAALEKLGITSIHAVLGGSLGGMQALEWVTLYPERVGQAVILAATSSLSDYGMAYNAIARKAITDDPKWNGGHYAANDPPVNGLALARMTGMITYRSGSLFNQRFHRETKHGPGQSHDEVAYQVESYLLYQGDKFTKRFDANSYLYLLKAMDSHDLERESEETLQERLAPVQLPVTFISFTGDLLYPPEEMKRLAETFAKAGAKAAFFEVDTVFGHDGFLTEYSKWGDIVRSALEKPAEEGKAI
- a CDS encoding PLP-dependent aspartate aminotransferase family protein — encoded protein: MSEQNTYNQETVVLHGGQSPDPTTGARAVPIYQTTSYVFHDSEHAEQLFALDEPGNIYSRIGNPTVDVLEKRLALLEDGVAAVATASGMSAITLAILNIAGAGDEIVAATNLYGGTYNLFSTTLPRYGINVKFVDASNPENFKTAFTDKTKAVFAETIGNPSLHVLDIEGVAEVAHEAGVPLIIDNTFATPYVCKPIDYGADVVVHSATKWIGGHGTTIGGVVIDSGRFNWQSEKYPGFNEPDPSYNGITYAKDFGTLAYITKLRVQLLRDFGPALSPFNAFLLLQGLETLHLRIERHNENALKLAQRLKEHPAVDWVSYPGLEEHPSHEHAAELLKGGFGAVLNFGIQGGRDAGRKLIDSVALWSHLANVGDAKSLIIHPASTTHQQLSDEELVSTGVTPDLVRLSVGIENVEDLLKDLDQALEKATGKAETPNNRVVNDEGVIKWSLSTAETTDENGPRAKTLAVVGLSGKESRPSHRLARKMQRLGYKIIPVNPRETEILGEKAYPDLKSIEGPVDIVQVFRSPEAAVELAKEAAVAQPKVFWLQEGVVSEKAVAIAREAGLDVVHNRCTYKEAQRLRGTISTFACEL